Proteins encoded in a region of the Streptomyces sp. NBC_00258 genome:
- a CDS encoding VOC family protein: MTDALPDRLLTHLRHVDLAVPDYDKQLDFYAGVWGLTKVAEDSGISFLAAEGSPEQYVVRLRKADEKRLDLVSYGAASAADVDTLAEQLLADGVRLISQPGKVDTPGGGYGFRFFDGDGRTVEVSAEAGAREHRRIEEKEAIPVRLSHVVLNSPDLDATRAWYERHLGFRLSDTLGHPHMGDVMHFMRISNQHHSMAIAKGPHTSLHHVSFEMRGLDEYMRGSGRVMRSGARKIWGPGRHMAGDNTFTYFLDPHGNTIEYTTELEELDEDTWHPHVYDFSQPEVTDQWGTANAMNELVVKESFNDVDRGVFVAPPV, from the coding sequence CACGTCGACCTCGCCGTGCCCGACTACGACAAGCAGCTCGACTTCTACGCCGGAGTCTGGGGCCTGACCAAGGTCGCCGAGGACTCGGGCATCTCCTTCCTGGCCGCGGAAGGCAGCCCGGAGCAGTACGTCGTACGGCTGCGCAAGGCCGACGAGAAGCGGCTCGACCTCGTGTCCTACGGTGCCGCCTCGGCCGCCGACGTGGACACGCTCGCCGAGCAACTCCTCGCGGACGGCGTGCGGTTGATCTCGCAGCCGGGCAAGGTCGACACCCCCGGCGGCGGCTACGGCTTCCGCTTCTTCGACGGCGACGGCCGCACCGTCGAGGTCTCGGCGGAGGCCGGGGCCCGGGAGCACCGGCGTATCGAGGAGAAGGAGGCCATCCCGGTCCGCCTCTCGCACGTCGTCCTCAACTCCCCCGACCTGGACGCCACCCGCGCCTGGTACGAGCGCCACCTCGGCTTCCGGCTGTCCGACACGCTCGGCCATCCGCACATGGGCGACGTCATGCACTTCATGCGGATCAGCAACCAGCACCACTCGATGGCCATCGCCAAGGGCCCGCACACTTCCCTGCACCACGTCTCGTTCGAGATGCGCGGCCTGGACGAGTACATGCGCGGCTCGGGGCGCGTGATGCGCTCCGGCGCCCGCAAGATCTGGGGCCCGGGCCGGCACATGGCGGGCGACAACACCTTCACGTACTTCCTTGACCCGCACGGCAACACCATCGAGTACACAACGGAGTTGGAGGAGCTCGACGAGGACACCTGGCATCCGCACGTCTACGACTTCTCCCAGCCCGAGGTCACCGACCAGTGGGGCACGGCGAATGCGATGAACGAGCTGGTCGTCAAGGAGTCCTTCAACGACGTCGACCGCGGCGTCTTCGTCGCCCCGCCGGTCTGA
- a CDS encoding fumarylacetoacetate hydrolase family protein gives MRFVTYEHHSRRSVATVDDDGTLRPVPGHASLLDLLRAGPAALREAGNATPDVPDGPHVSQVRLLPPLQPPSVRDFVTFEEHVEGMRRSTDNAAGVPDAWYDAPTFYFTNPYAVIGAHDDMPVPPGSSVLDFELEVAAVIGVEGRDLTPEQARDHIIGYTIFNDWSARDLQSAEMRVGLGPCKGKDTATTLGPYLATADELEPYRDTDGFLRLALTASVNGEVVGEDLLSNMSWTFEEMVAYASRGTYVRPGDVLGSGTCGNGGCLAELWGVRGRQDPPPLKPGDTVTLTVEGIGTISNTVVPGAGPVPVPRARKRPRLRP, from the coding sequence ATGCGCTTCGTCACGTACGAACACCACAGCCGCCGCAGTGTCGCCACCGTCGACGACGACGGCACCCTCCGCCCCGTCCCCGGCCACGCCTCGCTGCTCGACCTGCTCCGGGCGGGCCCCGCGGCCCTGCGTGAGGCGGGCAACGCCACGCCGGACGTGCCGGACGGCCCGCATGTCTCGCAGGTGCGGCTGCTGCCGCCTCTGCAGCCGCCGTCCGTACGGGACTTCGTCACCTTCGAGGAGCACGTCGAGGGCATGCGGCGCAGCACCGACAACGCTGCCGGGGTGCCCGACGCCTGGTACGACGCGCCGACCTTCTACTTCACCAATCCTTACGCCGTCATCGGCGCGCACGACGACATGCCCGTGCCGCCCGGCTCCTCGGTCCTGGACTTCGAACTCGAAGTCGCCGCCGTCATCGGTGTCGAGGGCCGCGACCTGACGCCCGAGCAGGCCCGCGACCACATCATCGGCTACACGATCTTCAACGACTGGTCCGCCCGCGACCTCCAATCCGCCGAGATGAGGGTCGGGTTGGGCCCCTGCAAGGGCAAGGACACCGCCACCACCCTCGGCCCCTACCTGGCCACCGCCGACGAGCTGGAGCCGTACCGGGACACCGACGGTTTCCTGCGGCTGGCGCTGACCGCCTCGGTGAACGGCGAGGTGGTCGGCGAGGACCTGCTGTCCAACATGAGCTGGACCTTCGAGGAGATGGTCGCCTACGCCTCGCGCGGCACATACGTCCGCCCCGGCGATGTCCTCGGCTCCGGCACCTGCGGCAACGGCGGGTGCCTGGCCGAGCTGTGGGGCGTACGCGGCCGACAGGATCCGCCGCCGCTGAAGCCCGGCGACACCGTCACCCTCACCGTCGAGGGGATCGGCACCATCTCCAACACCGTCGTGCCCGGCGCCGGACCGGTGCCGGTCCCCCGGGCCCGCAAGCGCCCGCGGCTGCGCCCGTGA
- a CDS encoding SDR family NAD(P)-dependent oxidoreductase — translation MNGLDGKVVVVTGAARGQGAAEALARAGAVVVATDVTEAPGCLRLDVTEAKEWAALAEGLRCQYGEVHGLVNNAGITWRARLHEVTPEDFARVHAVNVTGPLLGIQHLTPLMPPGSSIVNVGSAAGLTGHYPVAYTASKWALRGLSKTACVELGPRGIRVNTVHPGFIETEMTASAAPAFREANIRETPLARTGTVDEITPLVVFLLSDDASFITGAEVPVDGGFTAHGGTKSISDALRSASD, via the coding sequence GTGAACGGGCTGGACGGCAAGGTCGTCGTCGTCACCGGAGCCGCGCGCGGGCAGGGCGCGGCCGAGGCGCTGGCCCGGGCGGGGGCGGTGGTCGTCGCCACCGATGTGACCGAGGCTCCCGGCTGTCTGCGCCTGGACGTCACCGAGGCGAAGGAGTGGGCGGCGCTCGCCGAAGGGCTGCGATGCCAGTACGGAGAGGTCCACGGCCTGGTCAACAACGCCGGCATCACCTGGCGCGCGCGGCTCCACGAGGTCACGCCCGAGGACTTCGCCCGCGTCCACGCGGTCAACGTCACCGGTCCGCTGCTGGGCATCCAGCACCTGACGCCGTTGATGCCGCCAGGCTCGTCGATCGTCAACGTCGGCTCGGCCGCCGGGCTCACCGGGCACTACCCGGTCGCGTACACGGCCAGCAAGTGGGCGCTGCGCGGCCTGTCGAAGACGGCCTGTGTCGAGCTGGGCCCGCGGGGCATCCGCGTGAACACCGTCCATCCCGGCTTCATCGAGACCGAGATGACCGCCTCCGCCGCGCCCGCCTTCCGCGAGGCGAACATCCGCGAGACCCCGCTGGCCCGCACCGGCACCGTCGACGAGATCACCCCGCTGGTGGTCTTCCTCCTCTCCGACGACGCGTCCTTCATCACCGGCGCCGAGGTCCCCGTCGACGGCGGCTTCACCGCACACGGCGGCACCAAGTCCATCTCCGACGCCCTGCGGTCGGCCTCCGACTGA